The region AATGCCTCCATCGCGAGCATCTGGAGAGCAGCTGCGATGTCGGCAGCGCCGTCTCTCACCTGTCGCGGGAGTTTCCCCACCTGTCCTTCGGGCATCTGGACGAGATCTGGTGGCACAACGAGGGCGAGATCAACGAGCGGGGCTTCGTCACCGAGCCGGCTCATCTGTTCGAGGAGCGGGTCGAGCGCTTCCGGGGCTGGCTCGCGGAGCGGCCGGAGACGATGATCGCCGTGGTCGGGCACGGCACCTTCTTCAGCAAGCTCACCGGCCGGTTCCTCGCCAATTGCGAGGTCGCCACCCTGGAGCTTTAGGGTCTTTCCGGCGTCACGCGGCCGAAAATGCCGGAGGGGGAAGGGGAGCTGCTTCCACCGAAAGGAGGCGGCTCTCGCCCTTTACCTTAATCGGCAACCCGGTTTTTTCCAGGCAAGACAGGGCCTAGCTCGCCTTGCGCCTCAGAAAAACCCATGCTAGTGCACCCTCGCCCGGCAGGTGGATTAGGCTTCCGCCCCAGGCTCATTTCCACACCTGACGGGTTTCCCGAGCGCCTCCTGCAGGCCGTCCCGGTCCGAGGCCCGTTAAGACACGAGAGAGACGGTTACGTGGCGCAAAGCGGTTCGCAAGAAGGACCCCTCCTGTCGGGCGTAGCATTGCGCTATGCTTCGGCGCTGTTCGAACTCGCCCGGGAAGCGAATGCCGTGGACGCCGTCGCCGGCGACCTGGCCCGCTTCGACCAGCTGATCCGCGGCAGCGACGACCTGCAGCGTCTGATCCAGAACCCTGTCTTCACGGCGGAAGAGCAGTCCGGCGCGATCGGAGCCATTCTCGACAAGGTCGGCATTTCTGGCCTCGCGGGCAATTTCATCCGCCTCGTCGCGTCCAAGCGCCGGCTCTTCGCGCTTCCCGACATGATCCGCGCCTTCCAGAACCTGGTGTCCGACGCGAAGGGGATCGTTCGGGCGCAGGTCGTCCTGGCGGAGGCGCCCTCCGACACCGTTCTCAACGAAATCAAGGCGGCGCTGCGCGACGTCGCCAAGGCTGACGTCTCCGTCGACGTCAAAATCGACCCGAGCCTCATCGGCGGTCTCATCGTGAAGATGGGGTCCCGCATGGTGGATGCCTCGGTGCGCACCAAACTCAATTCCATTCGTCTAGCGATGAAAGAGGTCCGCTGATGGACATTCGAGCCGCTGAGATCTCCGCGATCCTCAAAGAGCAGATCAAGAACTTCGGTACCGAGGCTGAAGTCACCGAAGTCGGGCAGGTTCTGTCCGTCGGTGACGGCATTGCCCGTTGCTACGGCCTCGACAAGGTCCAGGCCGGCGAGATGGTCGAATTCGAGAGCGGCGTGCGCGGCATGGCCCTCAACCTCGAGACCGACAACGTCGGTGTCGTGGTGTTCGGCTCCGACCGTGAGATCGCCGAAGGCCAGACCGTGAAGCGCACCGGCGCCATCGTGGACGTGCCGGTCGGCAAGGGCCTGCTCGGCCGCGTCGTCGACGCGCTCGGCAACCCCATCGACGGCAAGGGCCCGATCCAGGCCACCGAGCGCCGCCGCGTGGACGTGAAGGCCCCCGGCATCATTCCGCGCAAGTCCGTGCATGAGCCGATGGCGACGGGCCTCAAGGCGATCGACGCCCTGATCCCGGTCGGCCGCGGCCAGCGCGAGCTGATCATCGGCGACCGCCAGACCGGCAAGACCGCCGTCGCCCTCGACACGATCCTGAACCAGAAGCCGCTGAACCAGGGCAACGACGAGTCGCAGAAGCTCTACTGCGTGTACGTTGCCGTCGGCCAGAAGCGCTCCACGGTCGCCCAGTTCGTGAAGGTGCTCGAAGAGAACGGCGCGCTGGAATATTCCATCGTCGTCGCCGCGACCGCTTCCGATCCGGCTCCGATGCAGTTCCTGGCGCCCTTCGCCGGCTGCGCCATGGGCGAGTTCTTCCGCGACAACGGCATGCATGCCGTGATCGTGTACGACGACCTGTCGAAGCAGGCCGTCGCCTACCGCCAGATGTCGCTGCTGCTGCGCCGTCCGCCGGGCCGCGAGGCTTATCCGGGCGACGTGTTCTACCTTCACTCCCGCCTTCTGGAGCGCGCCGCGAAGCTCAACGACAGCCAGGGCGCGGGTTCGCTCACCGCTCTGCCGGTCATCGAGACGCAGGCCAACGACGTGTCGGCCTACATCCCGACCAACGTGATCTCGATCACCGACGGTCAGATCTTCCTCGAGACGGACCTGTTCTACCAGGGCATCCGCCCGGCGGTGAACGTCGGCCTCTCGGTGTCGCGCGTGGGCTCCTCGGCCCAGACGAAGGCGATGAAGAAGGTCGCGGGCAAGATCAAGGGCGAGCTGGCTCAGTACCGCGAAATGGCGGCCTTCGCCCAGTTCGGCTCCGATCTCGACGCCACTACGCAGCGCCTGCTGAACCGCGGTTCGCGCCTGACCGAGCTCCTGAAGCAGCCGCAATTCTCGCCGCTGAAGATGGAAGAGCAGGTCGCCGTGATCTATGCCGGCGTGAACGGCTACCTCGACAACCTGCCGCTCAACCGGGTGCGCGCGTTCGAAGACGGCCTGCTCTCGCTCCTGCGCGGCAAGCACGCCGATATCCTCGAAGCCATCCGCGCTTCGAAGGACCTGTCGAGCGACTCGGAAGCGAAGCTCAAGGACGTCGTCCAGAACTACGCCAAGTCTTTCTCGTAAAGGCTTGGGTTCTCATACAGATCGAACCGGGATACCGGAGAGGTAGGGCTGCTCGATGCCGAGCTTGAAAGACCTTCGTAACCGCATCGCCTCGGTCAAGGCGACGCAGAAGATCACCAAGGCCATGCAGATGGTGGCCGCCGCGAAGCTGCGCCGCGCGCAGACCGCGGCGGAAGCCGCGCGTCCCTATGCGGAGCGTATGGCGGTGGTGCTCGGCAACATCGCGTCCGGCATCACCGTCGGGCCGGAGACGCCGCGTCTTCTGGCCGGGACCGGCTCCGACCGCGTTCATCTGCTGATCGTCTGCACCGCAGAGCGTGGCCTCTGCGGCGCCTTCAACTCCTCGATCGCCCGTCTCGCCCGCGACCATGCCAATCGGCTGCTCGCCGAAGGCAAGACGGTGAAGATCGTCTGCGTCGGCAAGAAGGGCTACGACATCCTGCGTCGCCAATTCGCCGAGCAGATCATCGAGTTCGTGGACCTGCGCTCCGTGCGCCAGATCGGATTCGAGCAGGCGGACATGATCGCCCAGAAGGTGCTCGCCCGCTTCGAAGCCGGCGAGTTCGACGTGGCGACCCTGTTCTACTCGCGCTTCCGCTCGGTGATCGCCCAGATCCCGACCGCGCAGCAGATCATCCCGGCCCAGATCGAGGCCAGCGCCGGCGCGCCCGACGCGGTCTACGAGTACGAGCCCGAGGAAGGCGAGATCCTGACGACGCTCCTGCCGCGGAACCTCACCGTGCAGATCTTCCGCGCGCTGCTCGAGAACGCCGCTTCCGAACAGGGCGCCCGCATGAGCGCCATGGACAACGCGACCCGCAACGCGGGCGAGATGATCAAGAAGCAGACGATGACCTACAACCGGTCGCGTCAGGCGATGATCACCAAGGAACTGATCGAAATCATTTCGGGCGCCGAAGCGCTCTGACGAATCCGAGAGGAGCCAATCATGGCCAACACCGCTACCACTGCCGGTAAAGCGACCGGTCGCATCACCCAGGTCATCGGCGCCGTCGTCGACGTGCAGTTCGAAGGCCACCTGCCGGAGATCCTCAACGCTCTCGAGACCACGAACGGCGGCACCCGCCTCGTGCTCGAAGTGGCTCAGCAGCTCGGCGAGAGCACCGTGCGCTGCATCGCCATGGACACCTCCGAAGGTCTCGTCCGCGGCCAGGAAGTCACCGACACCGGCGCGCCGATCTCGGTGCCTGTCGGAGCCGCCACCCTCGGCCGCATCATGAACGTCATCGGCGAGCCGGTGGACGAAGCCGGCCCGATCGTCGGCGAAGGCACCCGCGCCATCCACCAGCCCGCTCCGTCCTATGCCGAGCAGTCCACCGAGGGCCAGATCCTCGTGACGGGCATCAAGGTCGTCGACCTGCTCGCTCCCTACGCCAAGGGCGGTAAGATCGGCCTGTTCGGCGGCGCCGGCGTCGGCAAGACCGTGCTGATCATGGAGCTCATCAACAACGTCGCGAAGGCGCACGGTGGTTACTCCGTGTTCGCCGGCGTCGGCGAGCGTACCCGCGAGGGCAACGACCTCTATCACGAGATGATCGAGTCCAAGGTGAACGTGGATCCCCGCGAGGCAGGCTCTGCCGCCGGCTCCAAGTGCGCCCTCGTGTACGGCCAGATGAACGAGCCCCCGGGCGCCCGCGCGCGCGTCGCGCTTACCGGCCTGACCGTCGCCGAGAACTTCCGCGACCAGGGCCAGGACGTGCTGTTCTTCGTGGACAACATCTTCCGCTTCACCCAGGCGGGCTCCGAGGTGTCGGCCCTTCTCGGCCGTATTCCTTCGGCCGTGGGCTATCAGCCGACCCTGTCCACCGACATGGGCGCCCTGCAGGAGCGCATCACCACCACCACCAAGGGCTCAATCACCTCGGTGCAGGCCATCTACGTGCCCGCCGACGACCTGACAGACCCGGCCCCGGCGACCTCCTTCGCCCACCTCGACGCCACGACCGTGCTGTCGCGTTCGATCGCCGAGAAGGGCATCTACCCGGCGGTGGACCCGCTCGACTCGACCTCGCGCATGCTCTCGGCCGCCATCGTCGGCGAGGAGCACTACAACGTCGCCCGTCAGGTCCAGCAGGTGCTGCAGCGCTACAAGGCGCTCCAGGACATCATCGCGATCCTGGGCATGGACGAGCTGTCCGAAGAGGACAAGCTCACCGTCGCCCGCGCCCGCAAGATCGAGCGCTTCCTCAGCCAGCCCTTCCACGTGGCCGAAGTGTTCACCGGCTCGCCCGGCAAGCTCGTCGCGCTCGAAGACACCATCAAGGGCTTCAAGGGTCTGGTCGAGGGTCAGTACGACCACCTTCCCGAGGCTGCCTTCTACATGGTCGGCACCATCGACGAAGCCGTCGAGAAGGCCCAGCGCCTCGCTGCCGAAGCGGCTTAATCGCCATCAAGCACCATCCCGGAGCCGTGTCCGCACGCTCCGGGATGTTCTTGTCCAAAAGACCTTTTCAAAGCGTATCTCCCAAACGATTCCCGGCCGTTCACCGGTCACGGGATGACGAGGAGCTCAGATGGCTACCTTCACTTTCGAACTCGTCTCTCCCGAGCGCGTGCTGTTCTCCGGCGAGGTCGACGCCGTGGTGCTGCCGGCGACCGAAGGCGACATGACGGTTCTGGCCGGCCATTCGCCCGTGATGACGACCCTGAAGACCGGGTTCCTCGTCGTCACCAGCACACCCGGTAACGGCCGGCGTGTTCTCGTTCGCGGCGGCTTCGCCGACATCAGCCAGAACGGCCTCACGGTCCTCGCCGAGCGCGCGCTCCCGGAGGAAGAGATCACCCAGGATATCCTCGACCAGGAAATCCTGACCGCCGAAATGCACTATGACGCGGCAACCGAGCCGGCCGCGAAGCACGTGGCCGAAGCGGCCATCGCGCAACTCCGCGAAGCCAAGGCTGCGCTGAACTTCTGAACCTGAAACAACCCGGCCCCAAGCCGGGTTTTTCTTTCATGGAACCTGTCGCGCCGCTCATTCTCACGCTCCAGTTCGACGAACGATCCTTCGCCTTCTTCGATGCGCAGCGACGGCGCTATTTTCCGCCCCAGCGGAACTTCATCCCGGCCCACCTGACGCTGTTTCATGCACTGCCCGGCGAGCACCTGTCGCGGATCGAGCAGGACATCGAGACCAGCTCTTCGCACCACTCATCTTTCACGCTCGACGTTACGGGCCTGCGGCCCCTCGGACGTGGCGTTGCCTACGCCCTCGCATCCACGGAACTGACGGCACTGCGCCGCGAACTCGCCCTCTGCTGGAACGACTGGCTCAAGCCACAGGACCGGCAGAACCACCAGCCGCACGTGACCGTGCAAAACAAGGTCCACCCATCTGCCGCCTGGGCTCTGCTGGACGAACTGCGCGACGGATTCAAGCCCTTCCGGGTCGAGGCCAGAGGGTTGGACCTGTGGTGGTATCGGGGAGGGCCGTGGGAGAAGGTGCGGAGTTTTGGATTTTCCCGGTGATATCAACCTCACGCCATCCCGGTGCACGAGGTGCGGGAAGGGGATCCATCGCGTTGCGCCTGATCGTGGATTCCCTTCCTCTCCGCTGACGCTCCAGCCGGGGATGGCACGCACGACGTCTTGGCCGGGCTTGTCCCGGCCATGCCGATTCGTTGAAGCACCGCGTTTTCCTGATCGAGATCACCGG is a window of Microvirga lotononidis DNA encoding:
- a CDS encoding histidine phosphatase family protein, producing the protein MTKIVHCIRHGQSTFNAHYAEHGEDPGHFDARLTELGLRQVAERAPELRPNPYELIVTSPLTRAIQTTLGLFADHPARPTILVECLHREHLESSCDVGSAVSHLSREFPHLSFGHLDEIWWHNEGEINERGFVTEPAHLFEERVERFRGWLAERPETMIAVVGHGTFFSKLTGRFLANCEVATLEL
- a CDS encoding F0F1 ATP synthase subunit delta, with protein sequence MAQSGSQEGPLLSGVALRYASALFELAREANAVDAVAGDLARFDQLIRGSDDLQRLIQNPVFTAEEQSGAIGAILDKVGISGLAGNFIRLVASKRRLFALPDMIRAFQNLVSDAKGIVRAQVVLAEAPSDTVLNEIKAALRDVAKADVSVDVKIDPSLIGGLIVKMGSRMVDASVRTKLNSIRLAMKEVR
- the atpA gene encoding F0F1 ATP synthase subunit alpha, producing MDIRAAEISAILKEQIKNFGTEAEVTEVGQVLSVGDGIARCYGLDKVQAGEMVEFESGVRGMALNLETDNVGVVVFGSDREIAEGQTVKRTGAIVDVPVGKGLLGRVVDALGNPIDGKGPIQATERRRVDVKAPGIIPRKSVHEPMATGLKAIDALIPVGRGQRELIIGDRQTGKTAVALDTILNQKPLNQGNDESQKLYCVYVAVGQKRSTVAQFVKVLEENGALEYSIVVAATASDPAPMQFLAPFAGCAMGEFFRDNGMHAVIVYDDLSKQAVAYRQMSLLLRRPPGREAYPGDVFYLHSRLLERAAKLNDSQGAGSLTALPVIETQANDVSAYIPTNVISITDGQIFLETDLFYQGIRPAVNVGLSVSRVGSSAQTKAMKKVAGKIKGELAQYREMAAFAQFGSDLDATTQRLLNRGSRLTELLKQPQFSPLKMEEQVAVIYAGVNGYLDNLPLNRVRAFEDGLLSLLRGKHADILEAIRASKDLSSDSEAKLKDVVQNYAKSFS
- a CDS encoding F0F1 ATP synthase subunit gamma; translation: MPSLKDLRNRIASVKATQKITKAMQMVAAAKLRRAQTAAEAARPYAERMAVVLGNIASGITVGPETPRLLAGTGSDRVHLLIVCTAERGLCGAFNSSIARLARDHANRLLAEGKTVKIVCVGKKGYDILRRQFAEQIIEFVDLRSVRQIGFEQADMIAQKVLARFEAGEFDVATLFYSRFRSVIAQIPTAQQIIPAQIEASAGAPDAVYEYEPEEGEILTTLLPRNLTVQIFRALLENAASEQGARMSAMDNATRNAGEMIKKQTMTYNRSRQAMITKELIEIISGAEAL
- the atpD gene encoding F0F1 ATP synthase subunit beta, which codes for MANTATTAGKATGRITQVIGAVVDVQFEGHLPEILNALETTNGGTRLVLEVAQQLGESTVRCIAMDTSEGLVRGQEVTDTGAPISVPVGAATLGRIMNVIGEPVDEAGPIVGEGTRAIHQPAPSYAEQSTEGQILVTGIKVVDLLAPYAKGGKIGLFGGAGVGKTVLIMELINNVAKAHGGYSVFAGVGERTREGNDLYHEMIESKVNVDPREAGSAAGSKCALVYGQMNEPPGARARVALTGLTVAENFRDQGQDVLFFVDNIFRFTQAGSEVSALLGRIPSAVGYQPTLSTDMGALQERITTTTKGSITSVQAIYVPADDLTDPAPATSFAHLDATTVLSRSIAEKGIYPAVDPLDSTSRMLSAAIVGEEHYNVARQVQQVLQRYKALQDIIAILGMDELSEEDKLTVARARKIERFLSQPFHVAEVFTGSPGKLVALEDTIKGFKGLVEGQYDHLPEAAFYMVGTIDEAVEKAQRLAAEAA
- a CDS encoding F0F1 ATP synthase subunit epsilon encodes the protein MATFTFELVSPERVLFSGEVDAVVLPATEGDMTVLAGHSPVMTTLKTGFLVVTSTPGNGRRVLVRGGFADISQNGLTVLAERALPEEEITQDILDQEILTAEMHYDAATEPAAKHVAEAAIAQLREAKAALNF
- a CDS encoding 2'-5' RNA ligase family protein, giving the protein MEPVAPLILTLQFDERSFAFFDAQRRRYFPPQRNFIPAHLTLFHALPGEHLSRIEQDIETSSSHHSSFTLDVTGLRPLGRGVAYALASTELTALRRELALCWNDWLKPQDRQNHQPHVTVQNKVHPSAAWALLDELRDGFKPFRVEARGLDLWWYRGGPWEKVRSFGFSR